A genomic region of Devosia ginsengisoli contains the following coding sequences:
- the murG gene encoding undecaprenyldiphospho-muramoylpentapeptide beta-N-acetylglucosaminyltransferase: MKTFVLMAGGTGGHLFPAMALAQELIRRGHKVELMTDHRVASYGGDFPASQVHIVPSATPSLRNPFKFVTGGFRILRGIAVAFGKLSRIKPDAVIGFGGYPTFPPFVAASLLGIPGILHEQNAVMGRANRALGRFADMLAMSFSETRFADTLNLEKVVTGNPVRDRVRAVATTPYPALTPDGPIRLVIFGGSQGARAVSEIVPSAMALLPDSLRPRLRIVQQCRADDLDQVAETYRQAKINVELAAFFTDLPERIAGSHLVIGRSGASTIAELTVLGRPSILIPLPGSLDADQKNNALVVEAAGGGWIAEQATLSPQSLATRLATLLTDPATLTQAADAARALGQPRAVEKLADLAEMLSGKNIEVDPRS, from the coding sequence ATGAAGACTTTCGTTCTCATGGCAGGTGGCACGGGCGGACATCTCTTTCCGGCCATGGCGCTGGCGCAGGAGCTGATCCGGCGCGGCCACAAGGTCGAGTTGATGACCGACCATCGGGTGGCGAGCTATGGCGGCGATTTCCCGGCCAGCCAGGTTCACATCGTGCCCTCGGCCACGCCTTCGCTGCGCAACCCGTTCAAATTCGTCACGGGCGGCTTCCGCATCCTGCGCGGCATTGCCGTGGCCTTTGGCAAGCTGAGCCGGATCAAGCCCGATGCGGTGATCGGCTTTGGCGGCTATCCCACGTTCCCGCCCTTCGTGGCGGCGAGCCTGCTCGGCATTCCCGGCATATTGCACGAGCAGAATGCCGTCATGGGCCGGGCCAACCGGGCGCTGGGCCGCTTTGCCGACATGCTGGCCATGAGCTTTTCGGAAACCCGCTTCGCCGATACGCTGAACCTCGAAAAGGTCGTGACCGGCAATCCGGTGCGCGACAGGGTGCGCGCCGTGGCCACCACGCCCTATCCGGCGTTGACGCCGGATGGCCCGATCAGGCTGGTGATCTTCGGCGGCAGCCAGGGTGCCAGGGCCGTGAGCGAAATCGTGCCGTCCGCCATGGCGCTGCTGCCCGACAGCCTGCGGCCCCGGCTGCGCATCGTGCAGCAATGCCGGGCCGATGACCTCGACCAGGTGGCCGAGACCTATCGGCAGGCCAAGATCAATGTCGAGCTGGCGGCCTTCTTTACCGACCTGCCCGAGCGCATTGCCGGCAGCCATCTGGTCATCGGCCGCTCGGGCGCCTCGACCATTGCCGAGCTCACCGTGCTGGGCCGCCCGTCCATCCTCATTCCGCTGCCCGGCTCGCTCGATGCCGATCAGAAGAACAATGCGCTGGTGGTGGAAGCGGCCGGCGGTGGCTGGATCGCCGAACAGGCCACGCTTTCACCGCAATCGCTTGCCACTCGCCTGGCGACGCTGCTCACCGACCCCGCGACGCTCACCCAGGCCGCTGATGCGGCCCGCGCGCTGGGCCAGCCGCGCGCCGTCGAGAAGCTGGCAGACCTGGCCGAGATGCTTTCCGGCAAGAATATCGAAGTGGACCCACGCTCATGA
- a CDS encoding FtsW/RodA/SpoVE family cell cycle protein, with the protein MFSRAEKTPLAEWWWSIDRELLGALILLMTCGMVLSFAASPPVAERLGLSPWHFIIRHAMFCVPALGVMIVTSFLSHRQARIWALVTLAVSLLLLWATLRFGTEVKGARRWISFAGQSLQPSEFVKPAFAVLGAWLFAESMIHKNVPGKILATLIMAAIVGGLLLQPDIGQTALVLGTYAVLLFLSGISWFIIFGLAGAAGALLFGAYALFPHVSRRIDTFLNPEGGGNTYQIDRALQSLLEGGWFGRGPGESIAKKLIPDAHADYVFSAAAGEFGILFCLVLVALIAFIVLRAMMGAQRQTSLFARLAASTLAIQFAMQSGINLAVNLNLIPPKGMTLPFVSYGGTSMIAIAFGMGLMLAFTRTKPEERMTTGLPSYKSAVAPLAPAE; encoded by the coding sequence ATGTTTTCCCGTGCCGAAAAGACGCCTTTGGCGGAGTGGTGGTGGTCGATAGACCGGGAACTGCTGGGGGCGCTGATCCTGCTGATGACCTGCGGCATGGTGCTGAGCTTCGCGGCCAGCCCGCCGGTGGCCGAGCGCCTCGGCCTGTCGCCATGGCATTTCATCATCCGCCACGCCATGTTCTGCGTGCCCGCGCTGGGCGTGATGATCGTCACCTCATTCCTCAGCCATCGCCAGGCGCGCATCTGGGCACTGGTGACGCTTGCCGTCAGCCTGCTGCTGCTCTGGGCGACCTTGCGCTTCGGCACCGAGGTCAAGGGCGCGCGGCGCTGGATTTCCTTTGCCGGCCAGTCCCTGCAGCCGTCCGAATTCGTCAAGCCGGCCTTTGCCGTGCTGGGCGCGTGGCTGTTCGCGGAATCGATGATCCACAAGAACGTGCCGGGCAAGATTCTCGCCACGCTGATCATGGCGGCCATTGTCGGCGGCTTGCTGCTGCAGCCCGATATCGGGCAGACGGCGCTGGTGCTCGGCACCTATGCCGTGCTGCTGTTCCTGTCAGGCATTTCCTGGTTCATCATCTTCGGGCTGGCCGGCGCCGCCGGAGCGCTGCTGTTCGGCGCCTATGCACTTTTCCCGCACGTGTCGCGGCGCATCGATACCTTCCTCAACCCGGAAGGGGGCGGCAATACCTACCAGATCGACCGCGCCCTGCAGTCGCTGCTCGAGGGTGGCTGGTTCGGTCGCGGCCCGGGTGAATCCATCGCCAAGAAGCTCATCCCCGACGCCCATGCCGACTATGTCTTCTCCGCCGCGGCCGGCGAATTTGGCATCCTGTTCTGCCTGGTGCTGGTGGCGCTGATCGCCTTCATCGTGCTGCGCGCCATGATGGGGGCGCAAAGGCAGACGAGCCTGTTTGCACGCCTGGCCGCTTCCACGCTGGCCATCCAGTTCGCCATGCAATCGGGCATCAACCTGGCCGTGAATCTCAATCTCATCCCACCCAAGGGCATGACGCTGCCCTTCGTTTCCTATGGCGGCACCTCGATGATCGCCATCGCCTTCGGCATGGGGCTGATGCTGGCCTTTACCCGCACCAAGCCGGAAGAGCGCATGACCACCGGCCTGCCCAGCTACAAGAGCGCCGTGGCGCCATTGGCGCCTGCCGAATGA
- the mraY gene encoding phospho-N-acetylmuramoyl-pentapeptide-transferase yields the protein MLYFLGQLGDALTAFNVFRYITFRTAGAVITALFFVFLFGPGMIAMLRLKQGRGQPIREDGPQTHLLTKKGTPTMGGLMILSGAVFSTLLWANLGNGYVWVVLFVTIGFGAIGFYDDYLKVKRMSHAGFGSKQRLLLEALIGCIAAFATSQLAQGAYGTSLLFPFVKDLALNLGYFYILFGGFVVVAAGNSVNLTDGLDGLAIVPVMVAAACFALIAYLVGSVTFSDYLFLNYVPGTAELSVVCGALIGAGLGFLWFNAPPAQIFMGDTGSLALGGALGSIAVITKHEIVLAIIGGLFVLETVSVIVQVASFRLTGKRVFRMAPIHHHFEHLGWTESQVVIRFWIISFVLALIGLSSLKLR from the coding sequence ATGTTGTACTTTCTCGGCCAGCTGGGTGACGCGCTCACGGCCTTCAACGTCTTCCGCTACATCACCTTCCGCACCGCCGGGGCTGTGATCACCGCGCTGTTCTTCGTGTTCCTGTTCGGGCCGGGCATGATCGCCATGCTGCGCCTCAAGCAGGGGCGTGGCCAGCCGATCCGCGAAGACGGCCCGCAGACCCACCTGCTGACCAAGAAGGGCACGCCCACCATGGGCGGGCTGATGATCCTCTCCGGCGCGGTGTTTTCCACGCTGCTCTGGGCCAATCTGGGCAATGGCTATGTCTGGGTGGTGCTGTTCGTCACCATCGGCTTTGGCGCCATCGGCTTTTATGACGACTACCTCAAGGTCAAGCGCATGAGCCATGCCGGCTTTGGCAGCAAGCAGCGCCTGCTGCTCGAAGCGCTGATCGGCTGCATTGCTGCCTTTGCCACCTCGCAACTGGCGCAGGGCGCCTATGGCACCTCGCTGCTCTTCCCCTTCGTCAAGGATCTGGCCCTCAACCTGGGCTATTTCTACATCCTGTTCGGCGGCTTCGTCGTCGTGGCGGCGGGCAATTCGGTCAACCTTACCGATGGCCTCGATGGCCTGGCCATCGTGCCGGTCATGGTGGCGGCCGCCTGTTTCGCGCTGATCGCCTATCTGGTCGGCAGCGTCACCTTCTCGGACTACCTGTTCCTCAACTACGTGCCCGGCACGGCCGAGCTGTCGGTGGTCTGCGGCGCGCTGATCGGGGCAGGTCTCGGCTTCCTGTGGTTCAACGCGCCCCCGGCGCAGATCTTCATGGGCGATACCGGCTCGCTGGCTCTGGGCGGCGCACTGGGCTCTATCGCCGTCATCACCAAGCATGAAATCGTGCTGGCCATTATCGGGGGCCTGTTCGTGCTCGAGACCGTTTCGGTCATTGTCCAGGTCGCCTCGTTCCGCCTCACCGGCAAACGGGTGTTCCGCATGGCGCCGATCCACCACCATTTCGAGCATCTCGGCTGGACCGAGAGCCAGGTGGTGATCCGGTTCTGGATCATCTCCTTCGTGCTGGCGCTGATCGGGCTGAGCTCGCTGAAGCTGCGCTAG
- a CDS encoding UDP-N-acetylmuramoyl-tripeptide--D-alanyl-D-alanine ligase, which yields MTQPLYTIADILAATGGTTSLDPTTAINSVSIDSRELGPDALFVAIKGDRFDGHDFVDKALDNGAVAALVSRGEGEHRVVVPDALEGLRNIARAARARSRALVVGVTGSVGKTTTKEAIRVVFEAAGQTHASIKSFNNHWGVPLMLARLPERAQFGVFEMGMSAPDEIRPLAQLVRPHIAVITTVAAAHLEAFGSLDGIARAKAEIFAGLEPGGTAVLNADHPQLGVLLDEANAAGVSNIVTYGEARGADWRILDIETAADRSFATVEHNGERHALVLNVPGRHMVANATAALAVAHLAGVEPEVALRALAGFGAQPGRGQRLLLGPADKPLLLIDESYNANTASMTAALDVFAAQTAPGGRKLLILGDMLELGPQSAELHASLAPDVIASGAERIYLVGASMAALAGALGSSRVAAHTQTAAEMAEIVLNELAYGDAVMVKGSNGVGLTGIVDKVRKRFEDT from the coding sequence ATGACCCAGCCCCTCTACACCATCGCCGATATCCTCGCCGCTACCGGCGGCACGACCTCGCTCGACCCGACCACGGCGATCAATTCCGTCTCCATCGACTCCCGCGAGCTCGGTCCCGATGCGCTGTTCGTGGCCATCAAGGGCGATCGTTTCGATGGGCATGATTTCGTGGACAAGGCGCTGGACAATGGCGCCGTCGCGGCTCTGGTCAGCCGCGGCGAAGGCGAACATCGCGTCGTCGTGCCCGATGCGCTCGAAGGCTTGCGCAACATTGCCCGCGCCGCCCGTGCTCGCAGCCGGGCGCTGGTGGTCGGCGTTACCGGCAGCGTCGGCAAGACCACGACCAAGGAGGCCATCCGCGTGGTGTTCGAGGCGGCAGGCCAGACCCATGCTTCGATCAAGAGCTTCAACAATCACTGGGGCGTGCCGCTGATGCTGGCGCGCCTGCCCGAGCGCGCGCAATTCGGCGTGTTCGAAATGGGCATGAGCGCGCCCGACGAAATCCGGCCGCTGGCGCAACTGGTGCGGCCGCATATCGCGGTCATCACCACGGTCGCGGCGGCGCATCTGGAAGCGTTTGGCTCGCTTGACGGCATCGCCCGCGCCAAGGCGGAAATCTTCGCCGGGCTCGAGCCCGGCGGCACGGCCGTGCTCAATGCCGACCACCCCCAGCTCGGTGTGCTGCTCGACGAGGCCAATGCGGCCGGCGTCAGCAATATCGTCACCTATGGCGAGGCGCGCGGCGCCGATTGGCGCATTCTCGATATCGAAACGGCGGCCGATCGCAGCTTTGCCACGGTGGAGCACAATGGCGAGCGCCATGCGCTGGTGCTCAATGTGCCCGGCCGCCACATGGTCGCCAATGCCACGGCGGCTTTGGCGGTGGCGCATCTGGCCGGCGTCGAACCCGAAGTGGCCTTGCGCGCACTGGCCGGCTTCGGCGCCCAGCCCGGCCGCGGACAGCGCCTGCTGCTCGGTCCGGCCGACAAGCCGCTGCTGCTGATCGATGAGAGCTACAATGCCAATACCGCCTCGATGACAGCGGCGCTCGACGTGTTCGCGGCGCAGACCGCGCCCGGTGGCCGCAAGCTGCTCATCCTGGGCGACATGCTCGAACTGGGGCCGCAATCGGCCGAGCTGCATGCGAGCCTTGCTCCGGATGTCATCGCCTCGGGCGCCGAGCGCATCTATCTGGTGGGCGCCAGCATGGCCGCCCTGGCCGGAGCCCTCGGCTCCAGCCGTGTGGCCGCCCATACACAGACGGCCGCCGAGATGGCGGAGATCGTGCTCAACGAGCTTGCCTATGGCGACGCTGTTATGGTCAAAGGATCGAACGGCGTGGGGCTGACTGGTATCGTCGACAAGGTCCGCAAACGGTTCGAAGACACCTGA
- a CDS encoding UDP-N-acetylmuramoyl-L-alanyl-D-glutamate--2,6-diaminopimelate ligase: MSLSVTQLLEGSGARPKKGLGAVFGLNSDSRRIEPGDIFFALPGANVHGNQFVPDAVKRGALAVISDTAPVGDPGVPVIIVKDVRASYARAASRIFEPQPEITVAVTGTNGKTSVAAFVRQIWHYAGIAGASIGTLGVDTATRHIDGSLTTPDSRTLHQSMRALKAQGINHVAMEASSHGLDQRRLDGIHFEAVAFTNLSRDHLDYHADMDAYRNAKLRLFTDLLVDGGAAIVNVDDPEYEPFMFAALGASATLLTVGREGAYIEVLDIKPEGYGQRVEVRHVGEKMSFHLPLTGEFQVSNAIVAAALAMSSGVDKAQAFPALSELVGAKGRLELVAEHNGAAVFIDYSHTPDALKTALEALRPYATSKLTVVFGCGGDRDKGKRPQMGAIASELADDVIVTDDNPRTENAATIRAEILAAAKGAREIGDRKTAITEAVKGLKSGDVLLVAGKGHEDYQIVGTTKTHFSDHEVVAEAIKG, translated from the coding sequence GTGTCACTCAGCGTAACACAACTGCTCGAAGGCTCCGGCGCCCGTCCCAAGAAGGGTCTGGGTGCGGTCTTCGGCCTCAATTCCGATAGCCGGCGGATCGAGCCGGGCGACATCTTCTTCGCCCTGCCGGGCGCCAATGTGCATGGCAATCAGTTCGTGCCCGATGCGGTCAAGCGCGGGGCGCTGGCTGTCATCAGCGATACGGCACCGGTGGGCGATCCGGGCGTGCCCGTCATCATCGTCAAGGATGTGCGCGCCTCCTATGCCCGCGCCGCCTCGCGCATTTTCGAGCCGCAGCCGGAAATCACCGTCGCCGTCACCGGCACCAATGGCAAGACTTCGGTCGCCGCCTTCGTGCGCCAGATCTGGCACTATGCCGGCATTGCCGGCGCCAGCATCGGCACGCTGGGCGTCGACACGGCAACCCGCCATATCGATGGCAGCCTGACCACGCCGGATTCGCGCACGCTGCACCAGTCGATGCGGGCGCTGAAGGCGCAGGGCATCAACCATGTGGCGATGGAAGCCTCCAGCCACGGGCTCGACCAGCGCCGGCTCGACGGCATCCATTTCGAGGCCGTGGCCTTCACCAATCTCAGCCGCGACCATCTCGATTATCACGCCGACATGGACGCCTATCGCAATGCCAAGCTGCGGCTGTTCACCGACCTGCTGGTCGATGGCGGCGCGGCCATCGTCAATGTCGATGATCCCGAATACGAGCCCTTCATGTTCGCCGCCCTCGGAGCAAGCGCAACGCTGCTGACCGTGGGTCGCGAGGGCGCCTATATCGAAGTGCTCGATATCAAGCCGGAAGGCTACGGCCAGCGCGTCGAAGTGCGCCATGTCGGCGAGAAGATGAGTTTCCACCTGCCGCTGACCGGCGAATTCCAGGTGTCCAACGCTATTGTGGCGGCGGCCCTGGCCATGTCCAGCGGCGTCGACAAGGCGCAGGCCTTCCCCGCGCTGTCAGAGCTGGTCGGCGCCAAGGGACGGCTCGAACTGGTGGCCGAGCATAATGGCGCGGCCGTCTTCATCGACTATTCGCACACGCCCGACGCGCTCAAGACGGCGCTCGAAGCGCTGCGTCCCTATGCGACCAGCAAGCTGACCGTGGTGTTCGGTTGCGGCGGCGATCGCGACAAGGGCAAGCGCCCCCAAATGGGCGCAATCGCCAGCGAGCTTGCCGATGATGTCATCGTGACCGACGACAATCCGCGCACCGAGAATGCCGCCACCATCCGCGCGGAAATCCTCGCCGCAGCCAAGGGCGCCCGGGAAATCGGCGACCGCAAGACGGCGATAACGGAGGCGGTCAAGGGGCTCAAATCCGGCGACGTGCTGCTCGTTGCCGGCAAGGGCCACGAGGACTACCAGATCGTCGGCACGACAAAGACGCATTTCTCCGACCATGAAGTGGTGGCGGAGGCGATCAAGGGGTAG
- a CDS encoding peptidoglycan D,D-transpeptidase FtsI family protein, with protein MAVTAEDFGPTIALDGARKARGNLTQNRIRWMVLALVLGFGLVGGRLVQLGMVVPDSTIEGQARDVITATRPPILDRNGLEMAVDIRVPSLFAEPRRIIDVEEAVRKLRTVLPDLDETWLRNRLTGEQGFVWVQRELSPAIQDQVMRLGIPGIDFITESKRFYPGMTEASHILGATNIDNQGIAGIEKHMDGENVALLQDLGLARGNALAPVDLSVDMRVQHIMHEQLLDAMTRYQAIAAAGVMMDIYTGEIIALASLPDFNPNEPATALVKDSFNRITSGIFEPGSIFKTVTMAGALDSGLVRITDQFDARFGIRFGRFTIDDFHGKHRILSLPEVYKYSSNIGTIRVMQAMGKDAFRAFLTTVGFDQRVPFELPEMRLPTVPKELSEVGAATASFGHGLSVSPLHMVTAYAAFVNGGNYIAPTLYKRDVAEAEALYRRVLQPSTSESIRYLMRLNALEGSGSQMNKEALGYRVGGKTGTAEKVVDGRYSSSKVTNFFASAFPLDNPRYAMVIMVDEPKAESVTTGTTAGWNAGMVTGRIVQRVAPMLGIAPDFSEILDRNLVPPALR; from the coding sequence ATGGCGGTCACGGCAGAGGATTTCGGCCCCACCATCGCGCTCGACGGCGCCCGCAAGGCGCGCGGCAACCTCACGCAGAACCGCATCCGCTGGATGGTGCTGGCTTTGGTGCTGGGCTTCGGGCTGGTCGGGGGGCGGCTGGTGCAACTGGGCATGGTCGTGCCCGATTCCACCATCGAGGGGCAGGCGCGCGATGTCATCACCGCCACGCGGCCGCCGATCCTGGATCGCAACGGGCTCGAAATGGCCGTCGATATCCGCGTGCCGTCGCTGTTTGCCGAGCCGCGCCGCATCATCGATGTCGAGGAAGCCGTGCGCAAGCTGCGCACTGTGCTGCCCGATCTCGACGAGACCTGGCTGCGCAACCGGCTCACGGGCGAACAGGGCTTTGTCTGGGTGCAGCGCGAGCTGTCGCCGGCCATCCAGGATCAGGTGATGCGCCTGGGTATTCCCGGCATCGATTTCATCACCGAATCCAAGCGTTTTTACCCCGGCATGACCGAGGCCAGCCATATTCTGGGCGCGACCAATATCGACAATCAGGGCATTGCCGGTATCGAAAAGCATATGGATGGCGAGAATGTCGCCCTGCTGCAGGATCTGGGCCTGGCGCGCGGCAATGCGCTGGCGCCGGTGGATCTCAGCGTCGACATGCGCGTGCAGCATATCATGCACGAGCAATTGCTGGATGCCATGACGCGCTACCAGGCCATCGCCGCAGCCGGCGTGATGATGGACATCTATACCGGCGAGATCATCGCTCTGGCCTCGCTGCCCGACTTCAATCCCAATGAACCGGCGACCGCGCTGGTCAAGGATAGTTTCAACCGCATCACCTCGGGCATTTTCGAGCCGGGTTCCATCTTCAAGACGGTGACCATGGCTGGTGCGCTGGATAGCGGGCTGGTGCGGATCACCGATCAGTTCGATGCGCGTTTCGGCATTCGCTTCGGCCGCTTCACCATCGACGATTTCCATGGCAAGCACCGCATTCTCAGCCTGCCGGAAGTCTACAAATACTCATCCAATATCGGCACGATCCGCGTCATGCAGGCCATGGGCAAGGATGCGTTCCGCGCTTTCCTCACCACGGTGGGTTTCGACCAGCGCGTGCCGTTCGAGCTGCCGGAAATGCGCCTGCCGACCGTGCCCAAGGAATTGTCCGAAGTGGGCGCCGCCACGGCCTCGTTCGGCCATGGTCTGTCGGTCTCGCCCCTGCATATGGTCACGGCCTATGCCGCCTTCGTCAATGGCGGCAACTATATCGCGCCCACGCTCTACAAGCGCGACGTGGCCGAGGCCGAAGCGCTCTATCGCCGTGTGTTGCAGCCCTCCACCAGCGAGTCCATCCGCTACCTGATGCGGCTCAATGCGCTGGAAGGCTCGGGCAGCCAGATGAACAAGGAAGCCCTGGGCTACCGCGTCGGTGGCAAGACCGGCACGGCCGAAAAGGTGGTCGATGGCCGCTATTCGTCCAGCAAGGTCACCAACTTCTTCGCCTCGGCCTTTCCGCTCGACAATCCGCGCTATGCCATGGTCATCATGGTCGACGAGCCGAAGGCTGAAAGCGTGACGACCGGTACGACGGCCGGCTGGAATGCCGGCATGGTCACCGGCCGCATCGTGCAGCGCGTCGCGCCGATGCTCGGCATTGCGCCCGATTTTTCCGAGATTCTGGACCGGAATCTCGTTCCTCCCGCCCTCAGATAG
- the ftsL gene encoding cell division protein FtsL translates to MIRNLNIILIFTSVFMLAGVYALKFSIENTASERTALIALIDSQEGQLSLVKADEAVLSQPGHIEPIVRRHQVALAIVPVKQEQFGAFGELPMRPVKPNTAAMDSLFESLEAGVDPIDAILELEGIE, encoded by the coding sequence ATGATCCGCAATCTCAACATCATCCTGATCTTCACCAGCGTCTTCATGCTGGCCGGCGTCTATGCGCTCAAATTCTCCATCGAGAACACGGCCAGCGAGCGCACGGCGCTCATCGCCCTGATCGACAGCCAGGAGGGCCAGCTCTCGCTGGTCAAGGCCGACGAGGCGGTGCTGAGCCAGCCCGGCCATATCGAGCCCATCGTGCGGCGCCATCAGGTGGCCCTGGCCATCGTGCCGGTGAAGCAGGAGCAGTTCGGCGCCTTCGGTGAATTGCCGATGCGGCCGGTCAAACCCAATACGGCGGCGATGGATTCCCTGTTCGAATCCCTCGAAGCCGGCGTGGATCCGATCGACGCCATTCTCGAACTGGAGGGGATCGAATAA
- the rsmH gene encoding 16S rRNA (cytosine(1402)-N(4))-methyltransferase RsmH, protein MGKRSVPETSQNAGPHVPVLLDEVLAALSPLSGKRIVDGTFGAGGYSRALLEAGAVVIAIDRDPSVQPFADALMAEFEGRFIFVAGTFSELDSLAAEHGPIDGVVLDIGVSSMQLDQPERGFSFMREGPLDMRMSGAGESAADLVNTLDAEPLANLLYAFGEERKSRRIAQFIVAARETAPIRTTLELARIIEKAIGRKPGDAHPATRSFQALRIAVNAEFEQLVEALFAAERLLGEGGRLAVVTFHSLEDRIVKRFFDPDKGGPAQSRHLPQVVTEERRWIEVAKAAKPGETELARNPRARSSILRAATRSAAPARPVRFDGLGMPQVRGAA, encoded by the coding sequence ATGGGCAAGCGTTCCGTGCCCGAAACCAGCCAAAATGCTGGCCCGCATGTCCCCGTCCTGCTGGATGAGGTGCTGGCAGCGCTGTCGCCTCTATCGGGCAAGCGCATTGTCGACGGCACATTCGGGGCCGGTGGCTATTCCCGCGCCCTGCTCGAAGCGGGCGCCGTGGTCATCGCCATCGATCGCGACCCCAGCGTGCAGCCCTTTGCCGATGCGCTGATGGCCGAATTCGAAGGCCGTTTCATCTTCGTCGCCGGCACGTTTTCCGAACTCGACAGCCTTGCCGCCGAGCATGGGCCGATCGATGGCGTCGTGCTCGATATCGGCGTTTCCTCCATGCAGCTCGATCAGCCGGAACGCGGCTTTTCCTTCATGCGCGAGGGGCCGCTGGACATGCGGATGAGCGGGGCGGGCGAAAGCGCCGCCGACCTGGTCAACACGCTCGATGCCGAACCGCTGGCCAACCTGCTCTATGCCTTCGGCGAGGAACGCAAATCGCGCCGCATTGCCCAGTTCATCGTGGCGGCTCGCGAAACCGCGCCGATCCGCACCACGCTGGAACTGGCCCGCATCATCGAAAAGGCTATCGGCCGCAAGCCGGGCGATGCCCACCCGGCCACGCGCTCTTTCCAGGCCTTGCGCATCGCCGTCAATGCCGAATTCGAACAACTGGTGGAAGCCCTGTTCGCGGCCGAGCGGCTGCTGGGCGAGGGCGGGCGGCTGGCCGTCGTGACCTTCCATTCGCTGGAAGACCGCATCGTCAAACGGTTCTTCGATCCCGACAAGGGTGGCCCGGCCCAGTCGCGCCACCTGCCGCAGGTGGTGACCGAAGAGCGCCGCTGGATCGAGGTGGCCAAGGCCGCCAAGCCCGGCGAGACCGAGCTGGCGCGCAATCCGCGGGCGCGTTCGTCCATCCTGCGTGCCGCCACACGTTCGGCGGCGCCGGCGCGGCCGGTGCGCTTTGACGGGCTCGGCATGCCCCAGGTGCGAGGGGCCGCATGA
- a CDS encoding NAD(P)-dependent alcohol dehydrogenase, with protein sequence MRIVTQSRYGGPDVLEIRDVPRPVPKENEILVRVEAFSVTLADCAFRKADPFITRFFNGLLRPKNLVLGDDIGGVVEAVGSAVTRFAVGDAIFGSVGSSLGGAADYVCLAEDAAVVRRPDGLDAGQGAGLSYGYLTAMPFMRDEGQVKPGDHVLINGAAGSVGAVALQLARHFGAEVTAVCSARHADLMRALGADHVIDRNEADFTTARDAYDVIFDAVGKSSFGRCRAALKPGGIYLTTVPSLAIIWHMLTKRAPGRRGRLATTGLRPVSAKRADLAVLAELVEAGAVRAVTDRRFPLTEVVEAHRYVETERKAGDVVVEMAW encoded by the coding sequence ATGAGAATAGTAACGCAAAGCCGCTATGGCGGGCCGGACGTGCTCGAAATTCGCGATGTGCCACGCCCGGTGCCGAAGGAGAATGAAATCCTCGTTCGTGTCGAGGCCTTCAGCGTGACGCTGGCCGATTGCGCTTTCCGTAAGGCCGATCCGTTCATCACGCGATTTTTCAACGGACTGTTGCGCCCGAAAAACCTGGTGCTGGGCGACGATATCGGCGGGGTGGTGGAGGCGGTGGGCAGCGCGGTCACGCGCTTTGCGGTGGGCGATGCGATCTTCGGCTCGGTCGGCTCCAGCCTGGGCGGCGCGGCCGACTATGTGTGTCTTGCCGAAGACGCGGCGGTGGTTCGTCGGCCGGATGGCCTCGATGCCGGGCAGGGCGCGGGGCTGAGCTACGGCTATCTCACCGCCATGCCCTTCATGCGCGACGAGGGGCAGGTGAAGCCGGGCGATCATGTGCTGATCAATGGCGCTGCCGGCAGTGTCGGCGCGGTGGCGCTGCAACTGGCCCGGCATTTCGGGGCCGAAGTGACGGCGGTGTGCAGTGCCCGCCATGCCGACCTGATGCGCGCGCTGGGTGCCGATCATGTGATCGACCGGAACGAGGCTGATTTCACCACGGCACGCGATGCCTATGACGTGATCTTCGATGCGGTGGGCAAATCGAGCTTCGGGCGCTGCCGGGCGGCGCTCAAACCGGGCGGCATTTATCTCACCACGGTGCCGAGCCTGGCCATCATCTGGCACATGCTGACCAAACGCGCGCCGGGCAGGCGCGGAAGGCTGGCGACGACCGGATTGCGGCCGGTCAGCGCCAAGCGCGCGGACCTGGCCGTGCTCGCCGAACTGGTCGAGGCCGGCGCGGTGCGGGCGGTGACGGATCGGCGGTTTCCGCTGACCGAAGTGGTCGAGGCGCACCGCTATGTCGAGACCGAGCGCAAGGCGGGCGATGTGGTGGTGGAAATGGCCTGGTAA